Below is a window of Saccharomonospora viridis DSM 43017 DNA.
AGAAGCCGTCCCCCACCTCGGTCTTCATCAGCTCCTGAGCCCGTTTGATGGCTTCATTCGACTGCTGCAGCAGATCGTCGATCCGCTTGGCCGCCTCCTTCGCGGTGCGACTGTTGTCCTCGCCCGCCGCTTTGATGATCTCCTCGGCCGTCGGGGAAGGCGGCGCATCACGGTTGCCGCTCTCGTACTCCTGCATGGCGGCGGCCGCCGCGTCCGCCTGCTGCTGCGCCTCGGCGTTACGGTCGTCGATCGCCTTCTTCGCGTCCTCCTTGACGCTTTCGATCTCCCGTTTGATCTCGGTCAGGGTCTCCTGCAACGAGGTCAGCTCCGCGGCGACCTCGTCGAGTTTGTCCCGGACCCGGTTGCCCGCCTCGGCGATCTTGTTGACGTAGTCGAAGAACGCATCGGCCGCCGGACCCGACCACACCCCACCGTCCTGCAGCGGGGCAGCGGCGTTGGTCAGATCACTCGTGTGATCGCTCGCGTTACGGGACGCCTCCTCGAACTGACGTGCCACTTCCTGGATCTCACCGGGGTCGACCCTCTCGACCCGCGCGGCCTTGGTCTCGACCTCGGCCCACTCCGCCGGGATGCCCGCACCTGTCATCTACAGATCCCTCGCCGTCAGGTTCTCAGCCGCGACCGCATCGGCCTCCGTCATCGCGTTCACCGCGTCACGCAACGCCGCACTCGCCGCACTCACCCGCCGCGCCGCGGCGTCGAACTCCGAACGCATACCCTCGGTGAACGCACTGACCGTGCGCTCCGCCTTCTCCGGGCTGTCCGGATCCTCCACCTCGCCGAACGGGTTCCGCCCCTGGATTCCCTTGAGCTTTTCCATGGACGAGAGGAAATCCTCGGCGATACGGTCTACTCGCCGCGCCGTGATCTCCATCGACTCGGCGTCGTACACCGGCATGTTCCTCACCCTCCCCTTGGCCACAACCACGCACAGTAGCCAGTCACGCGTCTTTACGACGCGGTGAGACAGTCGCTGGTTCCCAGTCGTCAGACCTCGTCGAGCAACTCCCACACCCGCTGAGCGAGCAACGCGTTGTCGGCCGGTGTCACCGTCGCCCAGTCACGTCCATCCCCGCCCGGGGCGACTTGGAACAGGTATCGACCGGCATCGGTGTCGTAGAACGCCACCACCCTTCCGGCCCGACGAGTCCGGCCGTCGCGAGCAAGCCGTTGCGCACCGAACTGGCCACGCGTGACCGTGCCGAACAGCATCCCGGCCAGCTCCTGGGCCTGCCACAGCTCGACGCCCCGGTCCTCCAACGCCGTGGCGAGTGCTTTCGCGTCCCCGCGGGCCTCGGCGTCGGCGGCCACCAGAACGTCGTGCGGCAGACTCACCGAGCGCCCCACGCCAGGCCCGAGTTCCCCCGCCACGGACACGGCCGACGCCGCGAGCGCCGAATCCCGGGCGGGGATGAGCCACACCTCATCGCCGTCGACGACACCGAGCACGGCCTGCTGCCCCGTACAGGCGGCGAGGCCGGAGATCTGCCTGTCCGTCCACACCCACACATCGACACTCAGCTGCGGCCTGGCCAGCAGATGCAACAGGTCGCCGAGTTCCACCGTCGTCTCGCGACCCTGGACGAGTCCGCGCGCAGCGAGTGAATCCCACGCCTGTTCGACGAATCGGGCGCGTTCGGTGTACGTGACCCCAGGGCTTGGCACGTCAAGGGCCACATGACGTTGCGGCAACCCCAGGTGTTCCCACAGCACGTCGAACTCCAACGTGGACAACACCACGCCGCCGCCCGGCATCGTGCTCACCACTGACCGTCCGAACTGTCCTCGCCGATCACGTCAGGCGCCACCATACGTTGATCGGTGAACAGGTCGTTGTCGTCGACCCCGAACCGGCGCACGTGCTCGTCGTCCTCCTCGCCGGGCACCGCTTTCTCCAGGAACGCGTTCCGCCGTCCCGTACCGTCGGGGTTCAGTCGTTCGGAACTGCGCTGCACTCGGGCTTCCTCCTCCGGCAGGTCGCCGACGGAGAGCGGATGCGGTGATCGTGCGGCCCCGGGGGCACTGCGTCCGACACCGCGACCCGAACGGTCGCCACCGCTCAGCGCACCGGCGATACCACCGGCTCCCAGCGCCGCGATTCCCCCACCGACGTCGTTCAAAGACGGTCCACTGTGCGCCGTGGTTTCCGAAGTCTCACCCACGGCGCCGCCGGACACGGGATTCGGTGGAGGCTGTACCGCTCCGGTGGACATGCCGCGACCGAGGAGCGCCTCCGGCCCGTCGGGCGCGGGTTTTCCAAGCGATGTTCCGCCCGGCCCACCCGACACGGGTTTCCCAGACACACCACCGCCGGTGTGTGGTGCCGAACCGACCGATCCCGCCGAAGCACCGCCCACACCGGCCGGGGACTTCGCCATTCGGTCCGAACCAGCGGCACGCATGTCCTGACCACCTGGGACGGCCGGATTACCGACGCCCTGTTGGCTCGCGGGAGCACGCTGCGAACGGGAGGCGTCCTCGGGACCACGCACACCACCCGCATATCCGATCGGGGCGCCACCGGTCGCTCCAGCCGCTCCGGACACCGACGACGGACCCGTGGCACTGTTCGAAGCAGCCCCGGGGGCCGAAGTCCCCGGGGACGGCGGCGTCACGGCACGCGCGCCGCTGCTCGGCACCGACGTTCCCGCCCCCGGCAAGGGAGCACCGGTCACGGGGGCCGCCGCGGACGAGGGAGCGACCGCACTGCCGCTGCCCGTGGTACTCGACTGCGCCGCTCCAGACGACGGTGGCGCCACGGGAGCGGTCGACGTGGTCGGACCCGCGGCCTTCGACGCGCTCGCCGTCGCGGTCGCATCCCCCGGAGCACCACCCGCGTCGATCGATTCGGGGACCGGCTGGGAGATCTCGGCGATGAAGCGGTCCGGCGCCCGTAGTTCGGGGACCTCCAGCAGTTTCTCGCCGCTTTCCCTGGCGTAGGTGTCCAATGCCTGAAGCGCTTGCGCCCGCGCCTCCATCACACGCTTGAGCTTGCGAACGTGGTCGGTCTCGAAACCGAGCAGGCTGAAGGAGAAGTCAGAGACGTTGTAGTCGCCGGTCGCCCCCCGCAGTTCCTCCGGTTCGGGCAACGAGTGCAACGTCCTGTTGAACGCCTCGCCCTGCGCGAAGATCAGTTCGGCGGAGTGGTTGACCTTCTGGTTCGCCTCCTCGGAGAACTCGGCCTCCCGCTCGACGGCCGAAGCCGCCCGTTCCCCCGCGGTACTACTCCACTCCACCCCGAGTTTGGCGAGTTCGGTGCGCAACGTGTCGTCCGTCTCCGACAACGCCTGCGCCACGGCCTTCAGCGCGGCGACCGCTTCGGACAGCCCCGCGATGCCCCGGCCGTTTTTGAACAGCTCGATCTCCTGGGCGAGCATGTTGTTGGTGTAGCCGGTGAACCGATGGTCCCGGATCCTCTCGGCCTGGGCCACGATGTCGACGTCGTTCATCTCGCGTCCTTGTCTGGCGACGGCTTTTCCGTTCTGACGTCCTGGGCTGCCGACACGCTCCGACAGCGACGTAAACCCTTCCGCGGCGACTAGCTGCCTCCGGCCTCGCGCACAGTCGCCGCGTTGTCCTCGTCCTCCGCGAGATACTTGCGTCCTGCGGCGCGAAGCTGTTCGGCCAGATCGTGCAGTCCGTGCACGTACGCCATGACCCGGCTGCGATACGAGTTCTCACCGCTGCTGATGACGGCGTTCCACGCCTCGGCTGCTTCCTGTGACACGATGTCGTCGGCAGGGGATTCGATGCTCAGCGCGCCCACGTGCTCGGTCACCTTACGTTCCAGGGCCTTCGCCTGTTCCTCGATCACGTCGGCCACGGCGACGATCTTGTCGGGGGAGACCGTGATGTCCTTGACGACGGGAAGCCCCGGCACCTCGGGAACGGCCGGTGCCGCGCCTGGCACGCCCTGGTCGCTTTCCCATCCCCAGAACCCCCACGGCGACTTCGCGGGTTGTCCTGACACTGCGCACCCCCTGCTACGAGCCGTAGTCAGCCAGCTTCTCAGTGCAGGTTATCAACCACCGAGTGATCGTGGCTTGAAATTCGAGCAGCAAAAAGTACCGTTCACCGCCCGATTCGGGAGGTAAGCACGGACTGCCCTCTTACGGACACCCGCCCGCTACGCCGACTCCGTCGGCCGCGCCGGTTCCGGAACCGACAGCTCCCCTCGGACGGCGCGAGCGGCGATGTCCGAACGGTGATGCGAACCCGGCAGGTTGATCCTGCCCACCCGCTCGTACGCCTGTTCCCGCGCGGCCGCCAGATCGGCACCGACACCCACCACCGACAGCACCCGACCACCGCTGGACACCACCGCGCCGTCCTCACGACGGCGCGTGCCCGCGTGCAGCACGCCCTCGCCCTCACTGCCCGTGATCACGTCCCCGGTGCGCGGACGACCCGGGTAGCCGTCGGCGGCCACGACGACCGTCACCGCGGCACCGTCGGCCCACTCAAGCGGCGGCTGCTCGGCCAACGTCCCCGTCGCCGTCGCATGCAGCAGCTGCGCCAGCGGCGACCGCAACAGCGCCAGCACCGCCTGCGTCTCGGGATCCCCGAACCGGCAGTTGAACTCGATCACCTGCGGGCCCGACGACGTCAGCGCCAACCCCGTGTACAGCAGCCCCGAGAACGGTGAACCCCGCCGTGCCAACTCGTCCACCACGGGACGCACGATCCCGGACACCACCGTGTCGACCAGATCGGGCGGCGCCCACGGCAACGGCGCGTACGCGCCCATACCACCGGTGTTGGGACCGGCGTCACCGTCACCGACCCGTTTGAAATCCTGCGCCGGCAGCAACGGCACGACGGTGCTCCCGTCGACGAGGCAGAACAGCGACGCCTCGGGGCCGTCCAGGAACGACTCCAACACCACCGGGTGACCGCCGTCCAACAACATCAGCGCGTGCTTCCGGGCCTGTTCCAGGTCAGGGGTGACCACCACGCCCTTGCCCGCGGCGAGACCGTCGTCCTTCACCACCCACGTCGGGCCGAACCTCGCCAGCGCCGCATCGAGGTCCGCCGGACTGTCCACCACCTCGCTGCGTGCGGTCGGCACCCCGGCCGCGGCCATGATCTCCTTGGCGAACGACTTCGACCCCTCGATCCGCGCCGCCTGCGCACTCGGCCCGAAGCACGGCACGCCTGCGGCACGCACGGCGTCGGCCGCCCCCAACACCAGCGGCACCTCGGGCCCGATCACCACCAGATCGGCCTTCCAGGACACCGCGAGTTCGGCGATGGCCGCGGGATCGGTCTGTTCCACCCCGAGTGTCTCGGCGATCCCGGCCGTCCCGGCGTTACCCGGCGCACAGGCGAGCGCCGTCACCGCCGGATCGTGGGACGCGGCGAGGACAAGAGCATGTTCACGGGCTCCGGAACCGATAACCAGGACGCGCACGAGCACAGCGTAAGCCGCACCGATTGGCCCCCGTTCACTGGTATGTCTCCTTCCGGACAACGCCACGTCGCCGTCACGTCGTGAAGACCGACCAAGGTCGGCGGCACGGACAACAGAGAAGAGGGCAGACCATGCGGAGGAAACTGGCGCTGCTGACCATGTGCGGCCTCGTCGTGCTCGGCATCACCACCACTGCACCGGCACACGCCACAGGCGATGAGCGCTTCCCGGAAGTCGAGACCACCCGACGCGGCGGTCCCCCTGACCCTGGGGAGGACGTCCTCGTCATCGGACACCGAGGCGCATCGGGTTACCGCCCCGAACACACGCTCGCCGCCTACGAACTGGCGGCGCGCATGGGCGCCGACTACATCGAGCCCGACCTCGTCACCACCGCCGACGGCGTACTCGTCGCCCGGCACGAACCCGAGATCGGCGGCACCACCGACGTCGCCCAACGTCCCGAGTTCGCCGACCGCAAAACCACCAAGATCGTGGACGGCACACCGGTGACCGGGTGGTTCGCCGAGGACTTCACACTCGCCGAACTCAAAACCCTGCGCGCGGTCGAACGAATCCCCGAGCTACGGCCCCACAACACCATCTACGACGGTCGCTTCGAGATCCCGACGTTCCAGGAGGTCGTGGACCTGTCCCGACGGCTGTCCCGGGAGCTGGGGCGTCCGATCGGTCTGTACATCGAGACCAAGCACCCGACCTACTTCGCCGAACAGGGCCTTCCCCTCGAACCGGCCCTGGTCAAGGCCCTCGACCGGAACGGACTCAACCGACCCAACGCCAAGGTCTACGTGCAGTCGTTCGAGGTCGGGAACCTCAAACAGCTCGACCGCAAGCTGCGGGTGCCGCTCGTGCAGTTGGTGGGTGCGTCCGGGGCCCCGTACGACTTCGTGCACTCCGGGGACCCGCGTACCTACGACGACCTCGTGACGCGGAAGGGGCTGGCCGAGATCGCCCGCTACGCCGACGGACTCGGCCCGGCCCTGGACCGCGTCATCCCGCGCACGGACGACGGCGGCCTCGGCGAGCCGACGGCGCTCGTCGACGACGCGCACCGAGTGGGGTTGGACGTGCACCCGTGGACGTTCCGAGCGGAGAACGAGTTCCTGCCCACCGACCTGCGATCGTCCGGCGACCCGGCGGAATGGGGTGACGTCTTCGGCCTCTACGAGGCGTTTCTGGCCACCGGCGTCGACGGCGTGTTCGCCGACCACCCGGACATCGCCGTGGAGGCCTTGCGGAGCGCGAGAACCACGGGGACCCGGGGAGCCACGGAGACCGTGGAAGCCACCGTGGGGGGTTGACGTAGAGCGAAGCCGCGGACACCGCTACGCGGACTACAGACACGGCGACGCAGGCTGCGGACACGACGACGCAGGCTGCGGACACGACGACGCAGGCTGCGGACACGGTGCCGCAGCCTGCGCGGGCCACGGGCTCAGACGAATTCGTGGCGGACGATGGT
It encodes the following:
- a CDS encoding transglycosylase SLT domain-containing protein; this translates as MTGAGIPAEWAEVETKAARVERVDPGEIQEVARQFEEASRNASDHTSDLTNAAAPLQDGGVWSGPAADAFFDYVNKIAEAGNRVRDKLDEVAAELTSLQETLTEIKREIESVKEDAKKAIDDRNAEAQQQADAAAAAMQEYESGNRDAPPSPTAEEIIKAAGEDNSRTAKEAAKRIDDLLQQSNEAIKRAQELMKTEVGDGFSSVPEPGSAQSKQTATGGITGGSGGAGGGGGGGGGSGGGLAGYGPSGPPPTSGPPPGNVEQWIREAIRILQANGIPVTEENIDEIWTIIEKESGGNPHALNDWDSNAARGTPSKGLMQCIDPTFQAYKLPGHDDIWNPVDNIIAGVRYIFDRYGGFEGHPGLKSMAQGGAYQGY
- a CDS encoding ESX secretion-associated protein EspG, encoding MPGGGVVLSTLEFDVLWEHLGLPQRHVALDVPSPGVTYTERARFVEQAWDSLAARGLVQGRETTVELGDLLHLLARPQLSVDVWVWTDRQISGLAACTGQQAVLGVVDGDEVWLIPARDSALAASAVSVAGELGPGVGRSVSLPHDVLVAADAEARGDAKALATALEDRGVELWQAQELAGMLFGTVTRGQFGAQRLARDGRTRRAGRVVAFYDTDAGRYLFQVAPGGDGRDWATVTPADNALLAQRVWELLDEV
- a CDS encoding PPE domain-containing protein; protein product: MNDVDIVAQAERIRDHRFTGYTNNMLAQEIELFKNGRGIAGLSEAVAALKAVAQALSETDDTLRTELAKLGVEWSSTAGERAASAVEREAEFSEEANQKVNHSAELIFAQGEAFNRTLHSLPEPEELRGATGDYNVSDFSFSLLGFETDHVRKLKRVMEARAQALQALDTYARESGEKLLEVPELRAPDRFIAEISQPVPESIDAGGAPGDATATASASKAAGPTTSTAPVAPPSSGAAQSSTTGSGSAVAPSSAAAPVTGAPLPGAGTSVPSSGARAVTPPSPGTSAPGAASNSATGPSSVSGAAGATGGAPIGYAGGVRGPEDASRSQRAPASQQGVGNPAVPGGQDMRAAGSDRMAKSPAGVGGASAGSVGSAPHTGGGVSGKPVSGGPGGTSLGKPAPDGPEALLGRGMSTGAVQPPPNPVSGGAVGETSETTAHSGPSLNDVGGGIAALGAGGIAGALSGGDRSGRGVGRSAPGAARSPHPLSVGDLPEEEARVQRSSERLNPDGTGRRNAFLEKAVPGEEDDEHVRRFGVDDNDLFTDQRMVAPDVIGEDSSDGQW
- a CDS encoding PE domain-containing protein encodes the protein MSGQPAKSPWGFWGWESDQGVPGAAPAVPEVPGLPVVKDITVSPDKIVAVADVIEEQAKALERKVTEHVGALSIESPADDIVSQEAAEAWNAVISSGENSYRSRVMAYVHGLHDLAEQLRAAGRKYLAEDEDNAATVREAGGS
- the purD gene encoding phosphoribosylamine--glycine ligase, which encodes MRVLVIGSGAREHALVLAASHDPAVTALACAPGNAGTAGIAETLGVEQTDPAAIAELAVSWKADLVVIGPEVPLVLGAADAVRAAGVPCFGPSAQAARIEGSKSFAKEIMAAAGVPTARSEVVDSPADLDAALARFGPTWVVKDDGLAAGKGVVVTPDLEQARKHALMLLDGGHPVVLESFLDGPEASLFCLVDGSTVVPLLPAQDFKRVGDGDAGPNTGGMGAYAPLPWAPPDLVDTVVSGIVRPVVDELARRGSPFSGLLYTGLALTSSGPQVIEFNCRFGDPETQAVLALLRSPLAQLLHATATGTLAEQPPLEWADGAAVTVVVAADGYPGRPRTGDVITGSEGEGVLHAGTRRREDGAVVSSGGRVLSVVGVGADLAAAREQAYERVGRINLPGSHHRSDIAARAVRGELSVPEPARPTESA
- a CDS encoding glycerophosphodiester phosphodiesterase, whose amino-acid sequence is MRRKLALLTMCGLVVLGITTTAPAHATGDERFPEVETTRRGGPPDPGEDVLVIGHRGASGYRPEHTLAAYELAARMGADYIEPDLVTTADGVLVARHEPEIGGTTDVAQRPEFADRKTTKIVDGTPVTGWFAEDFTLAELKTLRAVERIPELRPHNTIYDGRFEIPTFQEVVDLSRRLSRELGRPIGLYIETKHPTYFAEQGLPLEPALVKALDRNGLNRPNAKVYVQSFEVGNLKQLDRKLRVPLVQLVGASGAPYDFVHSGDPRTYDDLVTRKGLAEIARYADGLGPALDRVIPRTDDGGLGEPTALVDDAHRVGLDVHPWTFRAENEFLPTDLRSSGDPAEWGDVFGLYEAFLATGVDGVFADHPDIAVEALRSARTTGTRGATETVEATVGG